In Saccharicrinis fermentans DSM 9555 = JCM 21142, a genomic segment contains:
- the zwf gene encoding glucose-6-phosphate dehydrogenase encodes MKKPQNHILVIFGASGDLTFRKLVPAVFDLFTQNVLPEHFAILGLGRTQLSDDDFRSKMKEGIEKFALNHKNMAQNDALDHFLQKLFYHGFNTKEEGDYGGLKDRLFELDGQLGTDENFIFYLATPPSMYTVIPCHLAKHGLSNEEKGFRRLIVEKPFGYDLETAKELNASLLNNFDEEQIYRIDHYLGKEIVQNLLVTRFSNAIYEPLWNRNYVSHVEITSSESIGVGNRGGYYEGSGALRDMVQNHLLLLAGLVGMEPPALIDSNSIRNEIVKVLQSLRPIKEEDVEKYVIRGQYVGSTVKGQKVNGYRDENGVDPESRTETYVAMKFFIDNMRWGGVPFYIRTGKMLPTRVTEVVIHFKPTPHHLFASNTSVLQQQNQLVIRIQPDEGLLLKFGMKVPGAGFNVQNVNMDFHYSDLADAYLPSAYERLLHDCMLGDSTLYSRGDAVEAAWAFVRPIQQAWKNNKDIKVHGYPAGTWGPDVADDLIEEPHLTWRYPCKNLANDGNYCEL; translated from the coding sequence ATGAAAAAACCTCAAAACCACATACTTGTTATTTTTGGCGCTTCGGGCGACCTGACTTTTAGAAAATTAGTACCTGCGGTATTTGATTTATTTACCCAAAATGTATTGCCGGAACACTTTGCCATATTAGGATTGGGAAGAACTCAGCTGAGTGATGATGACTTTAGAAGCAAAATGAAGGAGGGGATCGAGAAATTTGCGCTAAATCATAAAAATATGGCCCAAAATGATGCGCTTGATCATTTCCTTCAAAAGCTTTTTTATCACGGTTTTAATACCAAAGAGGAGGGTGATTATGGAGGATTAAAAGACCGACTTTTTGAATTGGATGGACAATTGGGTACCGATGAAAATTTTATCTTTTATCTGGCTACTCCTCCGAGTATGTATACTGTTATCCCTTGTCACTTGGCCAAGCACGGATTGAGTAATGAAGAAAAAGGATTTAGAAGGTTAATTGTTGAAAAACCTTTTGGTTATGATTTGGAAACCGCGAAGGAATTAAATGCCAGTTTGCTTAACAATTTTGATGAAGAGCAGATTTATCGGATTGACCATTATTTGGGAAAAGAAATAGTTCAGAATTTATTGGTGACGCGTTTTTCAAATGCGATTTATGAACCGCTCTGGAATAGGAACTATGTGAGTCATGTGGAAATTACTTCTTCTGAAAGTATTGGTGTTGGTAACAGAGGTGGTTATTATGAGGGATCGGGGGCTTTGCGCGATATGGTGCAGAATCACCTATTGCTTTTGGCAGGACTGGTGGGTATGGAGCCTCCTGCTTTGATTGACTCCAATAGTATTCGAAATGAGATTGTTAAAGTGTTACAGTCGCTGCGCCCCATTAAAGAGGAAGATGTTGAAAAATACGTTATACGCGGGCAGTACGTGGGCTCTACTGTAAAAGGCCAAAAGGTAAACGGCTATCGGGATGAAAATGGGGTTGACCCTGAATCTAGAACAGAGACCTATGTGGCCATGAAATTTTTCATCGATAATATGCGGTGGGGTGGTGTGCCTTTTTATATTCGAACAGGTAAGATGTTGCCCACCAGGGTAACCGAAGTGGTGATTCACTTTAAACCTACACCGCATCATTTATTTGCTAGTAATACTTCTGTTTTACAGCAACAAAATCAATTGGTTATTCGGATTCAACCGGATGAAGGATTGCTGTTGAAATTTGGTATGAAGGTGCCGGGAGCAGGTTTTAATGTGCAGAATGTAAATATGGATTTTCATTATTCTGATTTGGCAGATGCTTATTTACCAAGTGCATACGAACGCTTGCTCCATGATTGTATGTTGGGAGATTCTACGCTTTACTCCAGAGGTGATGCCGTTGAGGCTGCATGGGCTTTTGTAAGACCTATTCAGCAGGCCTGGAAAAATAACAAGGATATTAAAGTGCATGGTTATCCCGCAGGTACGTGGGGGCCAGATGTGGCCGATGACTTAATTGAAGAACCACATTTAACCTGGCGGTATCCATGTAAAAACCTGGCCAATGATGGTAACTATTGTGAATTATAA
- a CDS encoding S8 family serine peptidase: MNNGELFSFLHLRKVAHIVLFLFVAVFSGEAQKYFISFSDKNNNAYSINAPEKFLSQKAIDRRAKHHVVITEQDLPVTPSYLDSVRNMGVRVLWASKWLNGAIVESDHQSLMDTITSVSFVQDVKIIYSPTYGILTSKFKESQTAQITSLKSMGTYGAAWDQTQTLNGHYLHQNGFEGQGIEVAVIDNGFFKVNTLPLFSHLWNNGQILSCRDFVHPGGDIFQSDTHGTMVLSVMGGYLRDEFKGSAPEAKYHLLRTEDGASEAPIEEYNWVVAAEYADSIGVDIINTSVGYYNFIGDYSNYSRQDMDGQTTIVVQGAEIAFSKGMMVVCSAGNEGNSQWGSIISPSDGEHILAVAAMGRDSVPASFSGYGPSADGRVKPDVSAMGLGVIGQGVDGDMVSLNGTSFSTPLICGFAACLWQAHPQLKNTELLTLIRESSHLFDDPDDAMGYGVPDFKKALDMNRAGELGHSIAVFPNPFDTYLKIKSTFTYVDHVSIYDVAGNRVYQQKSIVLPFKVDGLQNLPSGIYLIQVKAPHATFTRKIVKK, encoded by the coding sequence ATGAACAATGGAGAATTATTCAGTTTTTTGCATCTAAGAAAGGTTGCACATATCGTTTTGTTTTTATTTGTTGCTGTTTTTTCTGGGGAAGCGCAGAAGTATTTTATTTCTTTTTCGGATAAGAATAATAATGCATACTCCATCAATGCACCTGAAAAATTCTTGAGCCAGAAAGCTATTGATCGCCGGGCGAAACACCATGTGGTGATTACAGAACAGGATTTGCCGGTTACACCATCTTATTTGGATAGTGTGAGAAATATGGGGGTGCGCGTTCTTTGGGCATCAAAATGGTTAAATGGAGCTATTGTTGAAAGTGATCATCAATCTTTAATGGATACCATTACCTCTGTTTCCTTTGTTCAAGATGTCAAAATTATTTATTCACCAACATACGGAATTCTAACAAGCAAGTTTAAGGAGTCTCAAACGGCCCAGATTACTAGTTTAAAGAGTATGGGGACGTATGGCGCTGCTTGGGATCAGACGCAAACCTTAAACGGGCATTATTTGCACCAAAATGGTTTTGAAGGCCAGGGTATAGAGGTGGCTGTTATAGATAACGGATTTTTTAAGGTGAATACCCTGCCGCTCTTTTCTCATCTTTGGAATAATGGACAGATACTTTCTTGTCGTGATTTTGTTCATCCGGGAGGAGATATCTTTCAAAGTGATACGCATGGCACAATGGTACTGTCAGTGATGGGCGGGTACCTGAGAGACGAGTTTAAGGGGAGTGCGCCAGAAGCCAAGTATCACTTGTTGCGCACAGAAGATGGGGCTAGCGAGGCGCCTATTGAAGAATATAATTGGGTGGTGGCTGCTGAATATGCCGATAGTATTGGCGTAGATATTATCAATACATCTGTGGGCTATTATAATTTTATAGGCGATTACAGTAACTACTCCAGGCAGGACATGGATGGTCAGACTACGATCGTGGTTCAGGGAGCAGAAATCGCTTTTTCAAAGGGAATGATGGTGGTGTGTAGTGCCGGAAATGAAGGGAATAGCCAATGGGGTAGTATTATTTCTCCCTCCGATGGAGAACATATACTGGCAGTTGCAGCTATGGGTAGAGATAGTGTGCCGGCTTCCTTTAGTGGTTATGGACCATCGGCCGATGGCAGGGTGAAGCCTGATGTGAGTGCTATGGGACTGGGTGTTATTGGGCAGGGGGTAGATGGAGATATGGTATCCTTGAATGGAACTAGTTTTTCAACGCCTCTTATCTGTGGGTTTGCAGCTTGTTTGTGGCAGGCACACCCACAACTCAAGAATACAGAGCTGCTGACCTTGATCAGAGAAAGCTCCCATTTGTTTGACGATCCTGATGATGCAATGGGGTATGGAGTTCCTGATTTTAAAAAGGCCTTGGATATGAATAGGGCAGGTGAGCTGGGACATAGTATAGCTGTGTTTCCAAATCCATTTGATACTTACCTAAAAATAAAAAGTACTTTCACTTATGTAGATCATGTATCCATATATGATGTGGCAGGTAATAGGGTGTATCAACAAAAATCAATCGTGTTGCCATTTAAAGTGGACGGATTACAAAATTTGCCCTCGGGAATATATTTGATACAAGTAAAAGCACCGCACGCTACCTTTACAAGAAAAATAGTAAAAAAATAG
- the pgl gene encoding 6-phosphogluconolactonase → MNQHKNIQIFDTKKMLAGYFGELIKERALHHERINIALSGGSTPKAIFDELAEKYASVIRWERVFLFWGDERCVPPDDAQSNYNMTKEHLLSKVPIPKENVFRVKGEKEPSVACMDYEEVLKKQLTWTEGVPQFDMVLLGMGDDGHTASIFPHEIGLWNAQANCVVATHPQSGQKRISLSGKVINHSKEVFFLVTGAGKAEKLDEIIHQKEACTSYPAALVVNPVWLLDKEAAAKLT, encoded by the coding sequence GTGAATCAACATAAGAATATACAAATATTTGACACTAAAAAAATGCTTGCTGGGTACTTTGGTGAGCTAATCAAGGAACGTGCATTGCATCATGAAAGGATCAATATTGCTCTCTCGGGCGGAAGTACGCCTAAAGCTATTTTTGATGAACTGGCAGAGAAATATGCCAGTGTAATAAGATGGGAACGGGTGTTTCTGTTCTGGGGAGACGAACGATGTGTGCCTCCTGATGATGCCCAGAGTAACTATAATATGACCAAAGAACACCTTTTGTCCAAAGTGCCTATTCCCAAAGAAAATGTTTTTAGGGTGAAAGGTGAAAAGGAGCCTTCGGTGGCTTGTATGGACTATGAAGAGGTGCTCAAAAAACAATTGACGTGGACAGAGGGGGTGCCGCAGTTTGATATGGTCTTGTTAGGCATGGGAGATGATGGACATACAGCTTCTATCTTTCCCCATGAAATAGGACTGTGGAACGCACAAGCTAATTGTGTGGTAGCAACGCATCCTCAGTCGGGCCAGAAACGTATTTCTTTAAGCGGAAAGGTTATTAATCACTCCAAAGAAGTGTTCTTTCTGGTAACAGGAGCTGGTAAAGCAGAAAAATTGGATGAAATCATTCATCAAAAAGAAGCGTGTACGAGTTACCCTGCTGCCTTGGTTGTAAATCCTGTATGGCTTTTGGATAAGGAAGCGGCAGCTAAGTTAACCTGA
- a CDS encoding toxin-antitoxin system YwqK family antitoxin, translating into MMRILFFTIISFVFSANVLLGQVTDVFGNRVPAKEGASNTGVSSNHNQKDEQGLKQGYWEKRFSNGKPAYTVTFKDDRPVGKMIRYYLNGNKKIEIDYDENQYGPAILYAENGKMTAKGFYKGTKKDSLWQFFSPEGILYTNELYKDGLKNGMTTHFFKKGNVAEEVGWKDGVKEGIWKKYHENGRLKMTSSHKKGKIDGEYVVFYPDGKLEVQGKFENGLEEGTWVVFTHAGNVAYKIKYKEGKTLNAADFDEKQQKLFEEFEKNKGKLKDPEEFKHDPDSYMRGF; encoded by the coding sequence ATGATGCGAATTCTATTTTTTACAATTATTTCATTTGTTTTTTCTGCAAACGTATTATTGGGTCAGGTAACCGATGTTTTTGGCAATCGTGTGCCAGCTAAAGAGGGTGCCAGTAATACCGGGGTTTCATCAAATCATAATCAAAAAGACGAACAAGGCTTAAAGCAAGGTTATTGGGAAAAGCGTTTTAGTAATGGAAAGCCAGCCTATACCGTCACGTTTAAAGATGATAGACCGGTGGGGAAAATGATTCGTTATTACTTGAATGGAAATAAGAAAATAGAGATAGATTATGATGAAAACCAATATGGCCCTGCCATATTATATGCTGAGAACGGTAAGATGACGGCAAAGGGTTTTTATAAGGGGACTAAAAAGGATAGCCTATGGCAGTTCTTCTCACCTGAAGGTATTTTGTATACCAATGAGTTGTATAAGGATGGTTTGAAAAATGGAATGACTACTCATTTTTTTAAGAAAGGTAACGTGGCTGAAGAAGTGGGTTGGAAAGATGGTGTGAAAGAAGGAATCTGGAAAAAGTACCATGAAAATGGACGTCTTAAGATGACTTCTTCTCATAAGAAAGGTAAGATTGATGGTGAATATGTCGTGTTCTATCCGGATGGAAAGCTAGAGGTTCAAGGTAAATTTGAAAACGGACTTGAGGAGGGAACCTGGGTGGTGTTTACGCATGCTGGTAATGTGGCCTATAAAATAAAATATAAGGAAGGTAAAACATTGAATGCTGCAGATTTTGATGAAAAACAACAGAAACTGTTTGAGGAGTTTGAAAAAAATAAAGGTAAATTGAAAGATCCCGAGGAGTTTAAGCATGATCCGGATAGTTATATGAGAGGTTTTTGA
- the hydE gene encoding [FeFe] hydrogenase H-cluster radical SAM maturase HydE, which produces MTIQDILQKEELDTKDIATLLQTEGDEQKLLFAKAQEVQLEYVGRKVFYRGLVEFSNVCAKNCFYCGIRKDNKEVVRYHLEDKQVLEAARFAYENNYASIVLQAGERSDDFFVDRVDRLLKDIKVLSNGELGITVSLGEQSDQTYQRWFDSGAHRYLLRIESSNKVLYNQIHPDNDAHDFENRVRCLHSLKKIGYQTGTGVMVGLPWQTYDDLARDLLFMRDFDIDMCGMGPYIEHHQTPLFQNRAQLWPIETRFSVTLNMIAVLRILMKDINIAAATALQAIDPMGREKALRIGANVIMPNVTPTLHRKDYLLYENKPCADEGAEDCSNCLSMRIELADREVGYGEWGDSKHFMNRKD; this is translated from the coding sequence ATGACTATTCAAGATATACTCCAGAAAGAAGAGCTTGATACAAAGGATATTGCAACTCTATTGCAAACAGAAGGAGACGAACAAAAATTATTGTTTGCAAAGGCACAGGAGGTGCAACTCGAATATGTTGGTAGAAAGGTGTTTTATCGCGGTTTGGTGGAGTTTTCTAACGTGTGTGCTAAAAACTGCTTTTACTGTGGCATCAGAAAAGATAATAAGGAGGTGGTGCGGTATCATTTAGAGGATAAACAGGTGCTGGAAGCTGCTCGTTTTGCTTATGAGAATAATTATGCTTCTATTGTGCTGCAAGCCGGTGAACGGAGTGATGATTTTTTTGTGGATAGGGTGGATCGTTTATTAAAAGATATTAAGGTGTTGAGCAATGGTGAATTGGGAATAACTGTCTCGTTGGGCGAGCAGAGTGATCAAACTTACCAAAGGTGGTTCGATAGTGGCGCACATCGTTACCTATTACGAATAGAATCGTCCAATAAAGTATTGTATAATCAAATTCATCCAGATAACGATGCCCATGATTTTGAAAATCGAGTGCGTTGTTTGCACAGCTTAAAAAAAATAGGCTACCAAACAGGTACAGGTGTTATGGTGGGACTGCCTTGGCAAACGTATGATGATTTGGCGCGCGACTTACTTTTTATGAGAGATTTTGATATTGATATGTGCGGTATGGGGCCTTATATAGAACATCATCAAACACCATTGTTTCAAAATAGAGCGCAGCTGTGGCCTATAGAAACGCGTTTTTCTGTTACCTTAAATATGATAGCTGTGTTGCGTATATTAATGAAAGATATCAATATTGCAGCAGCAACTGCCCTGCAGGCCATTGACCCTATGGGAAGAGAAAAGGCCTTACGGATAGGAGCCAATGTCATCATGCCTAATGTTACACCAACCTTGCATCGTAAAGATTACCTGTTATACGAAAATAAACCTTGTGCTGATGAAGGAGCTGAAGATTGTAGCAATTGTTTAAGTATGCGTATCGAATTGGCAGATCGCGAAGTTGGCTATGGAGAGTGGGGTGATTCAAAGCATTTTATGAACAGAAAAGACTGA